Proteins from one Ranitomeya variabilis isolate aRanVar5 chromosome 1, aRanVar5.hap1, whole genome shotgun sequence genomic window:
- the UBAP1 gene encoding ubiquitin-associated protein 1 yields MASRKSASDLHGPFSYLEDVPFKIGDKFRVPDKVGLPVGFCVPDISQLIGEVQYDFTLEKKTVQWADEVKRIKAAQKEAERKAEAARSQAISDTQAEKGGDEGLGFPPPINHILRASLQHNSILTPTPANSSAIPQKVLSPPHGKADFNPADFECEEDPFDKLELKTINDKEELKTILDIHVRPVVSPDSSNADAVQSSPSPLKDEDALSHLKEEALDFKYLHKPNGFITLPQLDNCELPPSSKVSLAPMTTVSNIKSLSFPKLDSDESNQKIAHASTNCLPNGTFLNSLKSRSPHNDDELNGHLVWGSSPLSDSGMMKCALQPSTVGPVTGTEGISRTYLSGDIKTSAYQVSVSKVPNSVTNVRRLSVPGYEELLQALSSSERQCAETIVSMGYSYEHVMRAMQKQGQNVEQVLEYLFIHSQLCEKGFDPLLVDEALEVHQCSEEKTMVFLQLMSKFKEMGFEQKEIKEVLLLHNNDQDKALEELMARAGPS; encoded by the exons ATGGCTTCTAGGAAGTCAGCTTCAGATTTACACG GGCCATTCAGTTACCTAGAGGACGTCCCGTTTAAGATTGGTGACAAGTTCAGAGTACCGGATAAAGTGGGTTTGCCTGTTGGTTTCTGTGTGCCGGACATCAGCCAGCTCATCGGTGAAGTCCAG TATGACTTTACCTTGGAGAAGAAAACTGTCCAGTGGGCAGACGAAGTAAAACGGATCAAAGCTGCTCAGAAGGAAGCTGAAAGGAAGGCTGAAGCAGCCCGTTCCCAAGCTATTTCCGATACTcaggcagagaaagggggagatgaAGGTTTAGGATTCCCTCCCCCTATCAACCATATCCTCAGGGCAAGCCTCCAACACAACAGCATCCTGACCCCAACGCCCGCCAATAGTAGTGCCATACCGCAAAAAGTGCTGAGCCCCCCTCACGGCAAGGCAGATTTTAACCCTGCCGACTTTGAGTGTGAGGAGGACCCGTTTGACAAGTTGGAATTAAAAACCATCAATGATAAAGAAGAGTTAAAGACAATTCTTGACATTCACGTGAGGCCTGTCGTGAGCCCAGACTCGAGTAATGCTGACGCAGTTCAGAGCTCCCCGTCACCGCTGAAGGACGAGGACGCCCTCTCTCACCTAAAAGAAGAAGCTTTAGACTTTAAGTATCTCCACAAACCCAATGGTTTTATCACTTTACCACAGTTGGATAACTGTGAACTGCCCCCGTCTTCCAAAGTGTCACTTGCCCCCATGACTACGGTCAGCAATATCAAATCCCTGTCGTTTCCCAAACTAGACTCTGACGAGAGCAACCAGAAGATAGCACATGCAAGCACTAACTGCCTGCCTAATGGCACTTTCCTTAATTCCTTAAAATCCCGCTCGCCTCATAATGACGATGAACTGAATGGACACCTCGTGTGGGGCTCCTCCCCGTTGTCAGACAGTGGGATGATGAAGTGTGCATTACAGCCTTCCACCGTAGGACCAGTCACTGGTACCGAAGGCATTTCGAGGACCTACCTAAGCGGTGACATAAAG ACGTCGGCTTATCAGGTCTCAGTGTCCAAAGTGCCCAATAGTGTAACAAATGTGAGGCGGCTCAGTGTCCCGGGCTACGAGGAGCTTCTTCAGGCGCTCTCCAGCAGCGAGCGGCAATGTGCCGAGACCATAGTCAGTATGGGCTATTCCTATGAACACGTGATGAGAGCCATGCAGAAGCAAGGACAGAACGTGGAGCAG GTGCTGGAGTACTTGTTCATCCACTCCCAACTGTGTGAAAAGGGTTTTGATCCATTGCTGGTGGATGAGGCTCTAGAGGTGCATCAGTGTTCAGAGGAGAAG ACGATGGTATTTCTTCAGTTGATGAGTAAATTTAAAGAGATGGGTTTTGAACAGAAGGAGATAAAGGAAGTTTTGTTACTACATAACAACGATCAGGACAAGGCATTGGAAGAGCTAATGGCACGCGCCGGCCCAAGCTGA